From Gottschalkia purinilytica, one genomic window encodes:
- a CDS encoding HPr family phosphocarrier protein: MVEKTITINNELGLHARPAALFVQACGKYKSDIYIEKGDNKVNAKSIMGIMALGVYQGEEIKIIASGYDEEDALKGITEFLENLK; the protein is encoded by the coding sequence TTGGTAGAAAAGACTATTACAATAAATAATGAACTAGGACTCCATGCTAGGCCGGCGGCTTTATTCGTCCAAGCATGTGGTAAATATAAGAGTGATATATATATAGAAAAAGGTGATAATAAAGTAAATGCTAAAAGTATAATGGGCATAATGGCTCTTGGAGTGTATCAGGGTGAAGAGATAAAAATAATTGCGAGCGGATATGATGAAGAAGATGCACTAAAGGGAATTACAGAGTTTCTAGAAAATTTAAAATAG
- the whiA gene encoding DNA-binding protein WhiA, with product MSSFSSITKNELSRMQVEDKCCLLAELAALIRMSGSIQISGVGKVNIKVSTENAAIARRIFTLLKNLYNIQTEVMVRKNKQLKKNNNYLILVDYLNNSQQILIDTGILKQNNNDHYTISYKIPKDIVKNRCCKRSYIRGAFLGGGSISNPEKTYHLEFVTHSQDHSKDLSKLINSFGLNSKIVTRKDNYVVYLKEGEQIVDLLNIIGAYSALLRLEDIRILKEVRNNVNRIVNCETANLAKTINASIRQIENIEYIDTTIGINNLPSNLIDIARLRLEHREASLKELGMMLNPPVGKSGVNHRLRKLEQIAEKIKEGRK from the coding sequence ATGTCTTCTTTTTCATCAATTACAAAAAATGAATTATCAAGAATGCAGGTTGAAGATAAATGCTGTTTGTTAGCTGAGCTAGCTGCACTTATTCGTATGAGTGGATCAATTCAAATAAGTGGAGTTGGGAAAGTTAACATAAAAGTTTCAACAGAAAATGCTGCTATAGCAAGAAGAATCTTCACTTTGCTAAAAAATTTATACAATATACAGACTGAAGTTATGGTCAGAAAGAATAAGCAATTGAAAAAAAATAACAACTATTTGATATTAGTAGATTATTTAAATAATTCTCAACAAATATTGATAGATACAGGGATACTTAAACAAAATAACAATGATCACTATACAATTAGCTATAAAATACCTAAAGATATTGTTAAAAATAGATGTTGCAAGAGGTCATACATAAGGGGTGCTTTTTTAGGAGGAGGTTCAATAAGTAATCCAGAAAAGACCTATCATCTTGAGTTTGTTACGCATAGTCAAGATCACAGTAAAGATTTGTCTAAATTAATAAACTCATTTGGACTTAATTCTAAAATAGTTACTAGAAAAGACAATTATGTAGTTTATCTAAAGGAAGGTGAACAGATAGTTGATCTACTTAATATTATAGGAGCATATTCAGCACTATTAAGATTAGAAGATATAAGGATATTAAAAGAAGTTAGAAATAATGTTAATAGAATAGTTAATTGTGAAACCGCTAATTTGGCTAAAACTATAAATGCTTCCATAAGACAGATTGAAAACATAGAATATATAGATACGACTATAGGAATAAATAATTTACCTAGTAATTTAATAGATATAGCAAGATTAAGATTAGAACATAGAGAAGCTAGTTTAAAAGAACTAGGAATGATGTTAAACCCTCCTGTAGGAAAATCAGGAGTCAATCATAGATTAAGAAAGTTAGAACAAATAGCTGAAAAGATAAAAGAAGGGAGGAAGTAA
- a CDS encoding NUDIX hydrolase produces the protein MRQEISAGGIVVFGNAILLLKKYNGDWVLPKGKIEDNEEIVKAATREVFEEGGVKASVIKYLGKIHYSFRNSREENEIVNKTVHWFLMRARSMVCIPQRKEGFIEARFVHMNRATQLAKYDDEKKIIAKAIKEL, from the coding sequence GTGAGACAAGAAATTAGTGCAGGAGGGATTGTTGTATTCGGAAATGCTATTCTTCTTTTAAAAAAATATAATGGAGATTGGGTTTTACCTAAAGGAAAAATAGAGGACAATGAAGAAATAGTAAAGGCGGCTACTAGAGAAGTATTTGAAGAAGGTGGGGTAAAAGCTAGTGTTATAAAATACTTAGGTAAAATACACTATAGTTTTAGGAATTCGAGAGAAGAAAATGAAATAGTTAATAAGACTGTACACTGGTTTCTAATGAGAGCAAGAAGTATGGTGTGTATACCTCAAAGAAAAGAAGGATTCATTGAAGCAAGATTTGTTCACATGAATAGAGCAACTCAGCTTGCTAAATATGATGACGAAAAAAAGATAATTGCAAAAGCTATAAAAGAGTTGTAG
- a CDS encoding hydrolase: MSEKIVPVVSSYLRKHMIYVPSVIEKASGIRVNGKLIRSLVFSTDVAIIRNINADAVIAVYPFTPQLIITQALMTAADLPVFCGVGGGLTTGKRTINLALHAEFQGSLGVVVNSPTSNEVINELSNTIDIPIVVTVASEKTDINSRLQAGANILNVSGGPRTAEIVKVIRKNYPDVPIIATGGPTDDTILATIDAGANAITYTPPSSAELFGGLMNKYRSLED, encoded by the coding sequence ATGAGCGAGAAAATAGTTCCGGTTGTATCAAGTTATTTAAGAAAACACATGATTTATGTACCATCAGTAATAGAAAAAGCTTCCGGTATTAGGGTCAATGGAAAACTTATTCGTTCTTTAGTTTTCTCAACAGATGTTGCAATTATTAGAAACATAAATGCAGATGCTGTTATAGCTGTATATCCGTTTACGCCTCAACTTATCATTACTCAAGCACTAATGACAGCTGCAGATCTCCCTGTCTTTTGTGGAGTAGGTGGAGGTCTTACTACTGGAAAAAGAACTATAAACTTAGCTCTTCATGCAGAGTTTCAAGGTTCTTTAGGAGTAGTTGTAAACTCTCCAACATCTAATGAAGTTATAAATGAATTATCTAACACAATAGATATTCCTATAGTAGTTACTGTAGCTTCTGAAAAAACGGATATTAACTCTAGACTTCAAGCAGGTGCAAACATCCTTAATGTATCTGGAGGTCCTAGAACAGCTGAAATCGTAAAGGTTATAAGAAAAAACTATCCAGATGTTCCTATAATTGCCACAGGCGGACCAACAGATGATACTATATTAGCTACTATAGATGCTGGTGCAAATGCGATCACGTATACACCACCTTCATCAGCAGAACTATTTGGTGGTCTAATGAATAAGTATAGATCTCTTGAGGATTAA
- a CDS encoding gluconeogenesis factor YvcK family protein, translating into MSFMKWIKPGLGIKRWIFLGLIGIISFSFGLSTIFYKTVFNLVQNWIIITCLIIVGVILIVFSIKKSIQSILKVVCNYKGYNALDKETINKLLYKEKILNKGPKIVVIGGGTGLSVLLRGLKEYTSNITAIVTVADDGGGSGILREDLGMLPPGDIRSCLVALANTEPTMEKILQYRFKEGSLKGQSFGNLFIAAMNEIYGNFEVAIKEISNVLAVTGRVLPMTTESVKLYAKLKNGKVIEGESNIPVKSKEADSEIDHVFIKPRKLRPLEEALDVIREADCVVLGPGSLYTSVIPNLLINDLVKEIEKSQAIKVYITNVMTQPGETDNYGVVDHIDAISKHTKKSIIDYVITNIERIPPYTLIKYHEDGAKPVIITDEEEEELLSRGIGVIKDNLVDVKKNYIRHDAKKLSEIITNLVLNKRFKI; encoded by the coding sequence ATGAGTTTTATGAAATGGATAAAGCCAGGTCTAGGTATAAAGAGATGGATTTTCTTAGGACTTATAGGTATAATAAGTTTTTCATTTGGTCTTTCAACGATATTTTATAAAACTGTTTTTAATCTAGTTCAAAACTGGATTATAATAACATGTTTAATAATAGTAGGAGTAATCTTAATAGTATTTAGTATAAAAAAATCTATTCAATCTATATTGAAAGTTGTATGTAACTATAAAGGATATAATGCACTAGATAAAGAAACTATTAATAAGCTACTTTATAAGGAAAAAATATTAAATAAAGGACCTAAAATAGTTGTTATAGGAGGCGGTACAGGATTATCTGTATTGTTAAGAGGATTAAAAGAGTACACGTCGAATATAACTGCTATAGTTACAGTAGCAGATGATGGTGGAGGTTCTGGAATTTTAAGAGAAGATTTAGGAATGCTTCCACCAGGAGATATAAGAAGTTGTCTTGTAGCGCTAGCAAATACAGAGCCAACTATGGAAAAAATTTTACAATATAGATTTAAAGAAGGAAGTCTTAAAGGACAAAGTTTTGGGAATCTTTTTATAGCTGCGATGAATGAAATATATGGTAATTTTGAAGTTGCCATAAAGGAAATAAGTAATGTTCTAGCTGTTACAGGTAGAGTTTTACCAATGACTACAGAAAGTGTAAAGTTGTACGCTAAGTTGAAGAACGGTAAAGTTATAGAGGGTGAATCTAATATACCTGTTAAAAGTAAAGAGGCCGATAGTGAAATAGATCATGTATTTATTAAACCAAGAAAATTGAGGCCTTTAGAAGAAGCACTAGATGTAATAAGAGAAGCAGACTGTGTCGTATTAGGACCAGGAAGTTTATATACGAGTGTTATACCCAATTTGTTAATAAATGATTTAGTCAAAGAAATAGAAAAGTCGCAAGCTATAAAAGTATATATAACAAATGTCATGACTCAGCCCGGAGAAACAGATAATTATGGAGTGGTTGATCATATAGATGCTATTTCTAAGCATACTAAAAAAAGTATTATAGACTATGTGATAACTAATATAGAAAGAATACCACCTTATACACTTATAAAATATCATGAAGATGGAGCAAAACCTGTGATTATAACAGATGAAGAAGAGGAAGAGCTTTTATCAAGAGGTATAGGAGTGATAAAAGATAATCTTGTAGACGTGAAAAAAAACTATATAAGACACGATGCTAAAAAGCTTAGTGAAATAATAACAAATTTGGTTCTGAATAAAAGATTCAAAATATAA
- the rapZ gene encoding RNase adapter RapZ encodes MKFIIITGLSGAGKSQSLKILEDSGFYCMGNLPPALLPDFAELYLQSKDKMSNVALVINTRKGNFLNDLFSSLDAIDKLGFEYKILFLEASDKILVKRFKELRRPHPLSLDGRILDGIEKEREVLDEVKKKADYIIDTSNFTIAMLKEEITRIFLEGKEGKNLTISIVSFGFKKGIPLDADLVFDVRFLPNPFYIPELREFTGNDKEVRDYVMEWEQTKTFVNKLTDMIDFLIPFYIKEGKSQLVVAVGCTGGKHRSVTIANVLYEHLRDSGYRVIPNHRDCISYKGI; translated from the coding sequence ATGAAATTCATTATAATTACAGGGCTTTCAGGAGCGGGTAAAAGTCAGTCATTAAAAATATTAGAAGACAGTGGATTTTATTGTATGGGAAATTTACCACCTGCATTGTTACCTGATTTCGCTGAGCTTTATCTTCAATCTAAAGATAAGATGAGTAATGTAGCATTAGTTATTAATACAAGAAAAGGAAACTTCTTAAATGACTTGTTTAGTAGCCTAGATGCTATAGACAAGCTAGGGTTCGAGTATAAAATATTATTTTTGGAAGCTTCAGATAAGATACTCGTAAAAAGATTTAAAGAATTAAGAAGGCCCCATCCATTAAGTTTAGACGGAAGGATACTAGATGGAATAGAAAAAGAGAGAGAAGTATTAGATGAAGTTAAAAAGAAGGCAGATTATATAATAGATACTTCAAACTTTACAATAGCTATGCTTAAAGAAGAGATAACGCGTATTTTTTTAGAAGGAAAAGAAGGAAAGAATTTAACAATATCTATAGTATCTTTTGGATTCAAGAAGGGAATACCCCTTGATGCCGACCTTGTATTTGATGTGAGATTTTTACCAAATCCTTTCTACATTCCTGAATTAAGAGAGTTTACTGGTAATGATAAGGAAGTTAGAGATTATGTAATGGAATGGGAACAAACTAAAACATTTGTAAATAAGCTTACAGATATGATAGATTTTTTGATACCATTCTATATTAAAGAAGGAAAGAGTCAATTAGTAGTAGCTGTTGGATGCACAGGTGGGAAACATAGATCAGTTACAATTGCAAATGTATTATATGAACACCTAAGAGATAGTGGATATAGGGTGATTCCTAATCACAGGGATTGCATAAGTTATAAGGGGATTTAA
- a CDS encoding PHP domain-containing protein yields MKIFGDYHTHTVYSHGTGTIRENVESAISKGLREIAICDHGPAHIGFGVKKENFKKMREEIDRLNEEYKDIKILMGVEANIISYSGYIDVDDKIMDLLDILLVGFHFGAMPKTIKDAYRIFLLNRMAKYSKSKAEKARRLNTEALIKAINNYDINLITHPGAKVDINTRELARAAAKRDTALEINASHGFLTVDYIKVAMEEDVKFMINSDAHSPKDIGKVDKGIERAIEAGLSPERITNVIR; encoded by the coding sequence ATGAAAATATTTGGGGATTACCACACACATACTGTCTATAGTCATGGAACTGGAACTATTAGAGAGAATGTAGAAAGTGCAATATCAAAGGGACTAAGAGAAATAGCTATTTGTGATCATGGACCAGCTCATATAGGATTTGGGGTAAAAAAAGAAAACTTTAAAAAGATGAGAGAAGAAATAGATCGTTTAAATGAGGAATATAAAGATATAAAAATACTTATGGGAGTAGAGGCTAATATTATTAGCTATTCAGGTTATATAGATGTAGATGATAAAATTATGGATCTATTAGATATATTGTTAGTAGGATTTCATTTTGGTGCTATGCCTAAAACAATAAAAGATGCTTATAGAATATTTCTCTTAAATCGCATGGCTAAGTATTCAAAATCTAAAGCAGAAAAGGCTAGAAGACTAAATACAGAAGCTTTAATAAAAGCTATAAATAATTATGATATCAACTTAATTACTCATCCAGGAGCAAAGGTAGACATTAATACTAGAGAATTAGCAAGAGCTGCTGCTAAAAGAGATACAGCTTTAGAAATTAATGCAAGTCATGGATTTCTTACAGTAGACTATATAAAAGTAGCTATGGAGGAAGATGTGAAATTTATGATAAATAGTGATGCTCACAGTCCAAAAGACATTGGCAAAGTGGATAAAGGAATAGAAAGAGCTATTGAAGCAGGTCTTAGTCCTGAGAGAATAACAAATGTTATAAGATAA
- the murB gene encoding UDP-N-acetylmuramate dehydrogenase: MKKQEIYDLFKNIITNGTVLIDEPMKNHTSFKIGGPVDILVMPGSLEEVSSSIKACKENDIEYMVMGNGSNLLITDKGIRGVIIKIAENLNEVKVEDNKIIAQSGALLSVVSKMALKHSLGGLEFASGIPGSLGGAVAMNAGAYGGEMKDVISKVKCIDLDGNIVEFTNSEMNFGYRQSIVQKERLIVVEGEITLKEEDYDKINEYMKELNKKRTTKQPLHLPSAGSTFKRPEGYFAGKLIEDSGLRGLRHGDAQVSDQHCGFIVNLGNATSSDVINLIRTVQKTVKDKFGVQLETEVKIIGEQ; the protein is encoded by the coding sequence GTGAAGAAGCAAGAAATATATGATTTATTTAAAAATATAATAACTAATGGAACAGTTTTAATAGATGAACCTATGAAAAATCATACATCATTTAAAATCGGTGGACCGGTAGATATATTAGTTATGCCAGGAAGCCTTGAAGAAGTTTCATCTTCTATAAAAGCTTGTAAAGAAAATGATATTGAATATATGGTTATGGGAAATGGAAGTAACTTACTAATTACAGATAAAGGGATAAGAGGAGTAATAATAAAAATAGCGGAGAATTTAAATGAAGTAAAGGTAGAGGATAACAAAATAATTGCTCAGAGTGGAGCACTTCTTTCTGTAGTATCAAAAATGGCTTTAAAACATTCATTAGGAGGATTAGAGTTCGCGAGTGGAATACCAGGATCTCTAGGAGGCGCAGTAGCCATGAATGCAGGAGCTTATGGTGGAGAAATGAAAGATGTAATATCTAAAGTAAAATGTATAGATTTGGACGGAAATATTGTAGAATTTACTAATAGTGAAATGAATTTTGGGTATAGACAGAGTATAGTACAAAAAGAAAGGTTAATAGTAGTGGAGGGAGAAATCACTCTTAAAGAAGAAGATTATGATAAAATAAATGAATATATGAAAGAATTAAATAAAAAAAGAACTACAAAACAGCCACTACATTTGCCAAGTGCAGGGAGTACGTTTAAAAGACCTGAAGGATACTTTGCAGGAAAATTAATAGAGGATTCTGGACTAAGAGGACTTAGACATGGAGATGCACAAGTATCGGATCAACATTGTGGATTTATAGTTAACTTAGGAAATGCTACTAGTAGTGATGTTATCAACTTAATAAGAACTGTACAAAAAACAGTAAAAGATAAATTTGGAGTACAATTAGAAACAGAGGTTAAAATAATAGGAGAACAATAA
- a CDS encoding ABC transporter substrate-binding protein yields MKKKIKKIISIILIIFIICWPIYALFFSIDNGVEDTKIEDEDSNWRGVIKLWDFPRLDVTTGSRYGWMQEKIKKFEAENPGVYIELQPIDWDKGPIKLEVALETGNVPDIAPIGTDYIYMNDKVLEPLDQYFDESDKKEFKYQALKSVMYNDKMWGVPFMMTTYGMYINLDLFKEKQVEPPVDGNWTYEEFVKKMKKLTYDSDNDGKIDQYGFHSFVKPNYYNIWGLILSDGAEIIKEDNDEYIFNGEKAVSGLNKVVDLKNKYKVTPEDFGVSNENKAWDMFCKDKKVASYIAGSWAVKVLDELNRSGEGFEYDIVNYPIGDKKLPVSLNNSVSAFGVFKQKDKEKLNMIIKFLKFLIEDETQKDLEKMGVFTVKSTIEDMYANNEKMKKMEDILSYTQTVPKHAKWKEVDRILQNQIRLSIIGEKSAEEALKEANKQITQLMNN; encoded by the coding sequence ATGAAAAAGAAGATAAAAAAAATAATATCTATTATTTTAATTATATTTATTATTTGTTGGCCTATATATGCTTTGTTTTTTAGCATAGACAATGGTGTTGAAGATACAAAAATAGAAGATGAAGATTCAAATTGGAGAGGAGTTATAAAACTATGGGATTTTCCACGGTTAGATGTTACAACAGGAAGTAGATATGGATGGATGCAAGAGAAAATCAAAAAATTTGAAGCGGAAAATCCAGGAGTATATATAGAACTTCAACCTATAGATTGGGACAAAGGACCTATAAAGTTAGAAGTTGCATTAGAAACAGGAAATGTACCAGATATAGCTCCTATAGGTACTGATTATATATATATGAATGATAAAGTATTAGAGCCCCTTGATCAATATTTTGATGAATCAGATAAAAAAGAATTTAAATATCAAGCATTAAAGTCAGTAATGTATAATGACAAAATGTGGGGAGTACCATTTATGATGACTACTTATGGTATGTATATAAATCTCGATTTATTTAAAGAAAAACAAGTTGAACCTCCAGTAGATGGAAATTGGACATATGAAGAATTCGTAAAAAAAATGAAAAAGTTAACATATGATTCTGATAATGATGGGAAAATAGATCAATATGGTTTTCATTCATTTGTAAAACCAAATTATTATAATATATGGGGACTTATACTTAGCGATGGAGCAGAGATAATAAAAGAAGATAATGATGAATACATATTTAACGGAGAAAAAGCAGTTAGTGGACTTAATAAAGTGGTAGATTTAAAAAACAAATATAAAGTTACTCCAGAAGATTTTGGAGTTAGTAACGAAAATAAAGCATGGGATATGTTTTGCAAGGATAAAAAGGTAGCTTCTTACATAGCTGGGTCTTGGGCTGTAAAGGTTCTTGATGAACTAAATAGAAGTGGTGAGGGGTTTGAATATGATATTGTAAATTATCCTATAGGAGATAAAAAACTTCCAGTTTCTTTAAATAATAGCGTAAGTGCTTTTGGAGTATTTAAACAGAAAGATAAAGAAAAGTTAAATATGATTATTAAGTTCTTAAAATTCTTGATTGAAGATGAAACTCAAAAAGATTTAGAAAAAATGGGAGTATTTACGGTAAAAAGTACAATAGAAGATATGTATGCTAATAATGAAAAAATGAAAAAAATGGAGGATATCTTATCATATACTCAAACAGTACCAAAGCATGCTAAATGGAAAGAAGTAGATAGAATACTCCAAAATCAAATAAGACTTTCAATAATAGGAGAAAAAAGTGCAGAAGAAGCTTTAAAAGAGGCAAATAAACAAATTACTCAATTAATGAATAATTAG